agtattagcagcctataatacttattagaatagattcctagtagcctactattagtagtagtggtaataaacattgtagcagagtagcattagacctaggcaaacttttctattgttaacaaaacaacaaagaattaattattataatataggctaccctctctgtcaataagatcaaagtttctgaacatgagcaccaaaaagatgaacaatgtgtggatgcactttgaccaggagagcaaaactctagtgtgcagcaagtatgtagaggaggcttactgtagcaagcagtgtgctgtatgtatgtgaagtgatggcagtgatgatgtaagtgtgtgtgtgttgggcgggggtcagggacttactattgcaagcagagtactgtatgtaatgtatgtgagtgatgacagtgaagatgtgtgtgtgggcgggaggggagtggagcagtgactgtgtgtgtgtgtgtgtagtgtgtgtgtgtgggtaggtgggggcagtgtgctgtaagtatgtagaggatgtgtgttggagaagatcctgaagacaatgtgctgtgtatgtgggggggggggggggcagtgtgcagcaagtatgtagaggaggcttactgtagcaagcagtgtgctgtatgtatgtgaagtgatgacagtgatgatgtaagtgtgtgtgttggggatgggggtgggggggggggggggggggcagaaaggctaggcaatcaaggacatgggtagatggaggagaaatcaaaaataataaataaaaagtgtgcaaaagttggagaaagtcagatatgtgtgtgtgtgtgtgtgtgtgtgtgtgtgtgtgtgtgtgtgttttgacgtgtgatgaaataagaaaataaataaaaggtctgtagcatagggagagggatgtaaaagtgctaaaagtcttgtaggtgtgtgtgggtgtgtgtgtgtgggggggggggggggggagtgaatgagtgcaaagtcagtatagtgtgagttcagagttgggaaatgtttgagagtgctgaggagtgaatgagtgcaaagtcagtatagtgggagttcagagttgggaaatgtttgagagtgctgaggagtgaatgtgtgcaaagtcagtatagtgggagttcagagttgggaaatgtttgagagtgctgaggagtgaatgagtgcaaagtcagtatagtgggagttcagagttgggaaatgtttgagagtgctgaggagtgaatgtgtgcaaagtcagtatagtgggagttcagagttgggaaatgtttgagagtgctgaggagtgaatgtgtgcaaagtcagtatagtgagagttcagagttgggaaatgtttgagagtgctgaggagtgaatgtgtgcaaagtcagtatagtgtgagttcagagttgggaaatgtttgagagtgctgaggagtgaatgagtgcaaagtcagtatagtgtgagttcagagttgggaaatgtttgagagtgctgaggagtgaatgtgtgcaaagtcagtatagtgtgagttcagagttgggaaatgtttgagagtgctgaggagtgaatgtgtgcaaagtcagtatagtgtgagttcagagttgggaaatgtttgagagtgctgaggagtgaatgtgtgcaaagtcagtatagtgtgagttcagagttgggaaatgtttgagagtgctgaggagtgaatgtgtgcaaagtcagtatagtagGGAGGCACCAAAggtggaggggggcatttttgatcaaatttaattgagacatagtaagattaatctgacaatgtaaagcactatacagattgtacatgaaaaaatgtTGTCATATATGGATTCCCAAGCTTTTAAATGGTGTAtaatattactatgctacatagcaatatggtgatTTAGAatattggggggaggtgggggtactGCAATTGTCCCGCCTGCGGGACACCCGCAGTgtagatatacaccaattctatgtggaaatatatttgtattaatgtattttggcaagtaaattctcttcatgtctggaatagacttcttaaaattccatgatattccagaaatccGTGCATTCCTAAAAGGCTCATTTAATATATGAATGAATAATCTATAACATCAACTGCTGTTCAAACATAAGAAAGTCCTGATAGTTCAAGGAGACAATAAAGTAACAGTATTGGGCTCTGCCTCTGTATTTACCGTCGAATCCATCTCCCTTGGTTTGCGGTAAATTACAGCATTGCCCAGTTGCGCCAATGACCTTCGAGTTCTTTTACTTAAGCTGTGAAAACGCATAAGAAAATCGTCGTTCCCGACAAGGTAGATGAGAGGATTGATGGCGCTGTTCAAGCAAGCGAGTCCTCGGCTGACTTGATAGGCTATATAAATATCGTCAAAAGTTTTGTAGCAGATTCCATCCATTTTCAAAATCCTTGTAGACAAATTAAGATTCCTTAAAATGTGATATGGAaggaaacacacagaaaacaacacaGTCAAAAATATGACCAATTTAAGACTCCTTTGCTTCAGCAGAGTGTTGATATTCGCCTTGGTCATGAGGACGAATGCAACGTGCCCGTAGCAGACAATTATGACAAGTAGAGGAATGACAAATCCCGTTATAGTCCATCCGATGCTGTACGGCAGGTAATCCTTGATAAGGGTTTTACCAGTTGTATCAAAACAGGATGGTGTGGAATTGAACTCTGTTTTTTCAAAGAACATATCTGGGAGAATTTGAATGACCACCAAAGTCCAAACAAGTGCACTTATGGCCACAGAGAGCCGTGTGTTCACAATACCTTTACTTTTCATAGGATAGACAATACCAAGATACCTGTAAACACAAATGCAGGTTAAAAACCCGATGCTGCCATAGAGATTTAGATGGAAGCAAAATCGTGTTATCTTGCAAAACACAGTTCCAAACATCCAAGCGCTGTCAGCTGCGTAATAACCGACGAGGAACGGAAGCGTAGAGACATACAATAAATCGGCAATACCAAGATTCAAAATGAAATATTTTATGTCTCCAAGTGTCCTCCATCGATTAAACACCAGTTTCAGTCCGCAGACGTTTGCAACAATTCCAATTACGCACACAAGGAGGTAAATAGTGGGCAAAAAAATGTGCGTAAATCCTTTATCAACATTCTCACATTCAGATGTGTTGTCCATTTTCTCCTCGCGCTTAGCTCTCACGGTATTGCACACTAACAATAACGAATACACAGTCCGATAATCCCTCTGTTCATCTACTTTCGAATTCATCGTGGACACGTGTAAAACAGATGAAAGTAGCCTACCATCGTTACGCCTACTTCCTTTATGATTTTCGCATAACATTTCACCTACtgaatttgtgtgcatgtgcagtgaCAGTGACAGTCTTCATGTTCATGGAGAAAGTCTTTATGTTGTGATCATCATGCCGTGTGTTTCAGGGAAGATTTTCCTTAATTTCTTGGCTGAATTTCCCCACACCTCAGTAGTGTACAGTACGGTAGGCTAGGCAAGGCTAAGGCGCATTATCTTTTGACTATtatgcaaaagcctcttgttttgatatgtattcatttcacattcttacaacatagctTGCCACAACATCAATACACAGCCTTGGTATACGGCCTACAAACAAACGTTTAACTCCAGAGGAAAATGCGGATTCAACTTTCCAAATAAAGAAACCGccacaaataggctacaatataacgacttgagttaCTTGCTATGTTAACATAGGAATTGACGGTGCTATAgatccatttgtctgcaacgcaacgtagcctacaacatctctCTTTAGAAATATAGGAACAGCTTACTATGCTAAAGAGTGACGACTGCGTAGCATGCAAGAATACACCCAAGAAAAGATTGAGAACCTGTGGTCTAAAACAATATGATTGCATGCaggttgcatgttag
Above is a genomic segment from Alosa sapidissima isolate fAloSap1 chromosome 4, fAloSap1.pri, whole genome shotgun sequence containing:
- the LOC121707227 gene encoding P2Y purinoceptor 1-like; this encodes MNSKVDEQRDYRTVYSLLLVCNTVRAKREEKMDNTSECENVDKGFTHIFLPTIYLLVCVIGIVANVCGLKLVFNRWRTLGDIKYFILNLGIADLLYVSTLPFLVGYYAADSAWMFGTVFCKITRFCFHLNLYGSIGFLTCICVYRYLGIVYPMKSKGIVNTRLSVAISALVWTLVVIQILPDMFFEKTEFNSTPSCFDTTGKTLIKDYLPYSIGWTITGFVIPLLVIIVCYGHVAFVLMTKANINTLLKQRSLKLVIFLTVLFSVCFLPYHILRNLNLSTRILKMDGICYKTFDDIYIAYQVSRGLACLNSAINPLIYLVGNDDFLMRFHSLSKRTRRSLAQLGNAVIYRKPREMDSTVNTEAEPNTVTLLSP